Part of the Funiculus sociatus GB2-C1 genome is shown below.
GGTGGCTTACCCATCTTATTACCGCCGGGAGAACCTGATCCAGGTGCCATTTTAGAACGAGTGGATGGTTTAATTTTATCTGGCGGGGGTGATATTGAGCCGACCCTTTACAATGGTTCATCGCATCCGACAGTTTATAACGTAGATCAGCAACGCGATCGCTTTGAGTTAGCTTTAGCAAAATTGGTGCTGGCTACAGATATCCCAGTTTTGGGTATTTGTCGCGGTTTAGAAGTGCTGGTGGTAGCAACTGGCGGTAATTTGGTGCCACATTTGCCAGATGAATTTGGAGAAGCGATCGCGCACCGTTCTCATCAGTCTCGCCATTCTGAGCATACTGTAAAAATTTGCCCAAAAAGTCGCCTCGCATCTACAATTGGCATCACAGAGGCACATATAGTATCTTGGCATCATCAAGCTGTGCGAACAGTTCCGGCGGGGTGGCGCGTCACGGCAAAAGCTGGTGATGGTGTTATTGAAGCATTAGAGCATGAAACGCATCCTTGGGCGATCGCTCTCCAATGGCATCCAGAAATGGCACCCCACGATCCGCATCAGCAACGCATCTTCCAGTCGCTAGTCGAAGCGGCACGCGATCGCATGATCTAATTTTAAAGAAGTAGAAGATGCGATCGCCTGAAGGATATCTAGTTGCAGTTCGCTACAGATAAAAGTTTTGATTGGAGCTTCTTCAGACAGCAGTCAAATGGACAAGATTTGACAGTAAGGTGGCGAGCGTTTTGCCCGATTTAGACTGATGATACTAATTCGACGACCATCGCCACTACGACCTCTGGCTCAATGGGTTTTGCAACGTGACGTTGAAAGCCTGCCGCCTCCGCTTGCTGTCGATCGACTTCTCCGGCATAGGCAGTCAGAGCGATCGCAGGAATTTGTTTCCCCTCCGGAAGTGTGCGAATTTGACGCATCAGCATATAGCCATCCATCACTGGCATTCCAATATCGCTGACGATGATGTTAGGAACGGATTGGGAGAAAGCCCTTAGTGCGTCAATTCCAGAAGCAACGGTGGTAACGATCGCACCAGCTTGTTCTAAAACAAAAGCCACAAACTCTCGTGAGTCCGTTTCGTCATCGACGACTAAGATGTGAATACCGCTCAAATCACTATCTCTAACGGGTGATGGATCTAAGGTTGGTGATTCAATTAACTGAGGTGCCAAGGGAATTTGAACTGTGAATGTCGCACCTAGCCCAATACCTGGACTGTCTACTGTAACCGTACCGCCGTGCATCTCGACAACTTGCCGTGCGATCGCCAGTCCCAATCCCAAACCCCCAAATTTACGAGTTGTGGCTCCATCCTCTTGCCGAAAATGCTCAAACACATAAGGCAGAAAGTCAGGATTGATGCCTTTTCCAGTATCGGTGACTTGAATCTGGGCATGAGTTTCAGTTTGGGTTAACTTAACGGTAATTTGCCCGCCTTGAGGGGTGAATTTTACCGCATTGGATAAAAGATTCCAGATTACTTGCTGCAAACGCCCGGCATCGCCAATTACCATTCCCTGAGAGGGTGAAAAGGTGGTTTGAATTTGCAGTAACTTGGCTTCGGCGGCTAGTCGAACGGTTTCTAACGCGGCCGAGATCACCATATTCAAGTCAACAGACATCGCATTCAAACTCAGTTTGCCGCTCAGAATGCGGGAGATGTCGAGCAGGTCATCAATCAGTTGTGCCTGGAGTCGGGCGTTGCGTTCGATCGTGGCAAGGGCGGTAGCCGTTTTTGTAGCGTCCAGATTCCCTCGCTGTAACAAGCTCGACCAGCCGAGAATCGGATTGAGCGGCGATCGCAACTCATGAGACAGCACTGCCAGAAACTCGTCTTTAATGCGGTTGGCACGTTCGGCGGCTTCTCGTGCAGTTTGTTCGCGTTGCAGGAGTTGTTCGCGTTCAGCTTCGATGCGCTTGCGATCGCTAATATCTTTGAACACGATGGCAACTTTTCGGGCTTCTGGCTGCCCGGTGCGGCAAGCATAAACGTCAAACCAACGGTTCATTACTTCGGAGCCATTTTCAAAGCGAACGGATTTACCCGTCAGAGCGACTTGTCCGTAAATCTTAATCCAGTGGTCTTCAATATCTGGAACTAACTGACGCATCGTTTTACCAACGGCTTGTTGAAGTGCTGTTTGTTGCTCGAAGACAGGATTGATTTCTAAGAAGCGGTAGTCAATCGGCGTGTCATTGGCATCAAACAGCACTTCAATGATGCAAAAGCCTTCATCGATCGACTCAAACAGCGTTCGATAGCGTTCCTCCGATTGCCGCAGGGCTGCTTCCGCTTGAATTTGATCGGTGACATTCTTAAAATAAACGGTGATTCCCTGTGCGGCAGGGTAGCTGCGGACTTCGTACCAACGATCGTGGTCGGGATAAAACGCCGTCAGTGAGGCAGGCACGCGATCGCGCATTGCGCTCCAATAGATCGGCTCAAACTCGTTGCCAATCAGCCCTGGGTATTCTTCCCATAAATTCTTGCCAATCAAATCACCCGGAATGCGATCGACCAGTTTTTCGGCAAATTGATTGACGTAGGTGAACCGCCAGTTCTCATCCAGGGCAAAGAATGCTTCACCAATGCTCTCTAGAATATTCCGGCTTTGCTCCTCGGTTTCACGCAAGGCTGCTTCCGCCCGTTTGCGATCGGTGATATCCATCACTATTCCTAACAACCGAGTCGGCGTACCACTGGAGTCACAATAAACGCTGCTGCGTACCCAAATCCAATACACGCTTTGATCGGCGTGGATGATTCGACATTCAAAGTTCCAGTTGGTATTGGCTGAAAGGGTTTCTTGAAACTTCTCATTCACAGAGGCGCGATCGTCGGGATGAACGTGGGTTAAGAAAATGTCGTAGCTCCATTCCGGCAGCAGCGACTCATAGCCAAAGATTTGATCGTGTCTGAGCGATCGATGAGCAGTGTAAGGCTGCGTCGTGAGATCGAGATCCCAATCGCCAATTTGGGAGGCATCTAACATAAATCGCAGCCGCGCCTCACTCTCGCGCAGTGTCGCCTCAGCCTGCTTACGATCGGTGATGTCAACGGCAGCGCCGTAAACCACTTGTTCTTCTGGGTACGACTGGGCGTTCCAGAGCAACCAGCGATAGGAGCCGTCTTTGTGTCGATAACGGTTTTCAAACGTAAAGGTTTCGTTGCCGGAGAACAGACTGTCGGCTTCTGAAACCGAGGCGCTGAGGTCTTCTGGGTGGACAAACTCAGCCCAGGGGCGGGATGTCATTTCGTCCGATGTCCAGCCGAGGATTCGTTCAAAGGTTGGGCTGACCCAGTGGAAATAGCCGTTTATGCCCGTAATCACTTGCAAATCTGAACCGAGGGCAAGAAAACGTTCTCGTTCCTGCTCAACTTTTTTGCGATCGTTGATATCCCGAAAGAAGACAGACAATCCAGTCGGTGAAGGATAAGCGTGAACCTCTACCCACAAATCAAACGGAGGATAATATTCCTCAAATTCCACCGCCACCTGCTCGCTCAACGCTCTGCGATACTGGAATTCAAACTGATTGCCGATCGTGGCTGGGAAGGCTTCCCACATCGTTTTGCCCAGCAGTGCTTCTAAGGGAGTTCGTGACACTCGTTGTGCGGCAACGTTTGCGTAGGTAAAGCGAAAGTCGAGATCCAATGCCATAAACGCATCAGTCACGCGCTCCAGAAGGGTTCGCTCTCGCACAGTTGCTTCCTGTCGTAGGCGTGCCAGCTTCAAACTTGCTTCTACCTTTACCAGCAGTTCACGCGCCGAGAACGGTTTAATCAGATAGTCGTTGGCTCCAGCTTCGAGTCCTTCAACGCGGGATTCTTCGCCGGCGCGGGCTGATAAGAGAATGATCGGAATGTCTTGGGTTGCGGGATTAGAACGCAGCGATCGCAACAACTCAAACCCATCCATCCCCGGCATCATCACATCGCTTAACACTAAATCAGGTGGATTGTTCTCAATGGCGGTCAAAGCAGCAACGCCATCGGCGACGGTTTGAACGGTATAAGAACCGCTTAGGAGTCGCCGAATATAGTCGCGCATATCAGCGTTGTCATCTGCCAATAAGATTTTCGATTGAGCTGCCCGATTGGCTGGTGCCAGATTTAAGTTAGTAGGATTATTGTCTAATTCAAAATCCAAAATCGGCAATCTAAAATCGCCATTCTCAGGCAACCACCGTTGAGCTTCTTCGACATAGGGTATTGCCCCTAACGCCGTTGATGCTAACGTGCGATCGGCTCCAATGCGCTCTGGCGGCAGATGAGCAGTTCCGGCGGGAATCGTCACCGTAAAGCAACTTCCCTGCCCGAAGGTGCTGGAAACCGCGATCGCTCCCCCATGTAGTTTGACGAGTTCTTGCACCAGCGATAGCCCGATGCCAGAGCCTTCAAAACTCCGTCCTTGAGAATTTTTGACCCGATGAAATCGCTCAAATAAATGCGGTAATTCTTCAGGCGGAATGCCGACTCCTGTATCCGCAACCGATAATTTAACGTGAGAGTCTACCCACTGCAATCGAACAGTAATTGAGCCAGATAACGTAAACTTAAAAGCATTTGATAATAGATTGAGAACGATTTTTTCCCACATTTCGCGATCGATATAAATCGCTTCGGGCAAGGGTGGACAGTCAACAATCAGCGACATTCCGGCTCGTTCAATCAGCGAGCGAAACGTACTGGCAAGTTCCGCCGTATAAGTTGGCAAATCTACAGGTTCAAAAGCTGCTTGGACTCGACCTGCTTCGATGCGTGAAAAATCGAGCAAGCTATTGACGAGTTTGAGCAGCCGCATTCCGTTCCGCTGCACCAGTAGTAATTGTTCGCGTTCTTGAGGTGGAATTGTTCCATTCAAATTCGCGATCGTTTCTTCCAACGGCGACAGCATTAAGGTCAGCGGCGTGCGGAATTCGTGGGAAACATTGCTAAAAAAGGTGGTTTTGGCGCGATCGAGTTCTGCCAGTGCTTCGGCGCGTTTGCGTTCTGCTTCATAGGCTTGGGCGTTCGCGATTTCTGTGGCAATATTGCTGGCTACCAGGTCAAAGAAGCTCCGGTATTCATCATCAAACGCACGTCTAGGGCTAATTCCAAGAACTAGAAATCCTGCTAATAGCTGCTTTTGACCCGCCATCGCGATCGGCAAGACGATCGCCTGCTTCGACGGTTCATCCCAGGCTCCACCAGAGAGCATCCCAAACCGGGTGATTAATTCATCAATAATCTCAGCATCCCCAGTCTTTTTAACCTGTGCAAACTTCCAGCAATCACCTTCAGTAGCCAAGTTAACAAGCTTGGGCCCCGCGGGTGTCCCAGCGTTTATCCTGACCGTTCCCACCAGCCGAGCTTGTTGCCCCTCCTGTTCGACCAGGTACAGCAAACCAAAGGAAATGTCGTAAGGATTGTTCGCAAGGGTGGCGCAGGCCATGCGACAGGTTTCCTCAACGGACTTGGCTTCTCCGGTACTAGCAGCGAGTTCCCGTAACGTTCTGAGCCGCCGTTCACCAATCACCCGTCGGGTCGTTTCAGTCACAGCCGTAAACGCCCCTCCCACCTCGCCTGTTTCTAGAAAAATTGGGCTGTAGGAGTAGGTGAAAAAAGCTTCCTCGGTGTATCCGTAGCGATCAACTAGCAGCAGCATATCGTCAGACCAAGTTGCCTGTGCTGTTTCCAGTACGCTCTCTAGCTGCACCCCAATAATGTCCCAAATTTCTAACCAAACTTCTTGTCCGGGTCGTCCTAGTGCCTTTGGGTGTTTAGTCCCCAGGATGGGTTGCCAAGCATCGTTGTAGAGCAATACTAATTCTTTCCCCCACCAAATGACCATCGGGAAGCGGGAGTTCAAGACTAAAGGCACAATGGTGCGTAAGCTTTGAGGCCAGGTTTCGACAGCCCCCAAGGGCGTTTGCGACCAATCGCGCGATCGCATCAGCGCACCCATCTCGCTACCACCCACAAACAAATTCTCAGATAATGTGCTAACTTCACCCATGACACGCCTATCCTTCGTGTGAGAAGTGCTGCGTTAGCAGCCGTTGGATTCCGGATCGAAGCGTTTCTGAAGAAAACTGGCTAAGTTGATCAATTAGTGCTAATGCGCGAAACTGTT
Proteins encoded:
- a CDS encoding gamma-glutamyl-gamma-aminobutyrate hydrolase family protein — translated: MKSKPPLIGITTAGQLGTSLFCVRGEYVDAVRLAGGLPILLPPGEPDPGAILERVDGLILSGGGDIEPTLYNGSSHPTVYNVDQQRDRFELALAKLVLATDIPVLGICRGLEVLVVATGGNLVPHLPDEFGEAIAHRSHQSRHSEHTVKICPKSRLASTIGITEAHIVSWHHQAVRTVPAGWRVTAKAGDGVIEALEHETHPWAIALQWHPEMAPHDPHQQRIFQSLVEAARDRMI
- a CDS encoding ATP-binding protein; the protein is MGEVSTLSENLFVGGSEMGALMRSRDWSQTPLGAVETWPQSLRTIVPLVLNSRFPMVIWWGKELVLLYNDAWQPILGTKHPKALGRPGQEVWLEIWDIIGVQLESVLETAQATWSDDMLLLVDRYGYTEEAFFTYSYSPIFLETGEVGGAFTAVTETTRRVIGERRLRTLRELAASTGEAKSVEETCRMACATLANNPYDISFGLLYLVEQEGQQARLVGTVRINAGTPAGPKLVNLATEGDCWKFAQVKKTGDAEIIDELITRFGMLSGGAWDEPSKQAIVLPIAMAGQKQLLAGFLVLGISPRRAFDDEYRSFFDLVASNIATEIANAQAYEAERKRAEALAELDRAKTTFFSNVSHEFRTPLTLMLSPLEETIANLNGTIPPQEREQLLLVQRNGMRLLKLVNSLLDFSRIEAGRVQAAFEPVDLPTYTAELASTFRSLIERAGMSLIVDCPPLPEAIYIDREMWEKIVLNLLSNAFKFTLSGSITVRLQWVDSHVKLSVADTGVGIPPEELPHLFERFHRVKNSQGRSFEGSGIGLSLVQELVKLHGGAIAVSSTFGQGSCFTVTIPAGTAHLPPERIGADRTLASTALGAIPYVEEAQRWLPENGDFRLPILDFELDNNPTNLNLAPANRAAQSKILLADDNADMRDYIRRLLSGSYTVQTVADGVAALTAIENNPPDLVLSDVMMPGMDGFELLRSLRSNPATQDIPIILLSARAGEESRVEGLEAGANDYLIKPFSARELLVKVEASLKLARLRQEATVRERTLLERVTDAFMALDLDFRFTYANVAAQRVSRTPLEALLGKTMWEAFPATIGNQFEFQYRRALSEQVAVEFEEYYPPFDLWVEVHAYPSPTGLSVFFRDINDRKKVEQERERFLALGSDLQVITGINGYFHWVSPTFERILGWTSDEMTSRPWAEFVHPEDLSASVSEADSLFSGNETFTFENRYRHKDGSYRWLLWNAQSYPEEQVVYGAAVDITDRKQAEATLRESEARLRFMLDASQIGDWDLDLTTQPYTAHRSLRHDQIFGYESLLPEWSYDIFLTHVHPDDRASVNEKFQETLSANTNWNFECRIIHADQSVYWIWVRSSVYCDSSGTPTRLLGIVMDITDRKRAEAALRETEEQSRNILESIGEAFFALDENWRFTYVNQFAEKLVDRIPGDLIGKNLWEEYPGLIGNEFEPIYWSAMRDRVPASLTAFYPDHDRWYEVRSYPAAQGITVYFKNVTDQIQAEAALRQSEERYRTLFESIDEGFCIIEVLFDANDTPIDYRFLEINPVFEQQTALQQAVGKTMRQLVPDIEDHWIKIYGQVALTGKSVRFENGSEVMNRWFDVYACRTGQPEARKVAIVFKDISDRKRIEAEREQLLQREQTAREAAERANRIKDEFLAVLSHELRSPLNPILGWSSLLQRGNLDATKTATALATIERNARLQAQLIDDLLDISRILSGKLSLNAMSVDLNMVISAALETVRLAAEAKLLQIQTTFSPSQGMVIGDAGRLQQVIWNLLSNAVKFTPQGGQITVKLTQTETHAQIQVTDTGKGINPDFLPYVFEHFRQEDGATTRKFGGLGLGLAIARQVVEMHGGTVTVDSPGIGLGATFTVQIPLAPQLIESPTLDPSPVRDSDLSGIHILVVDDETDSREFVAFVLEQAGAIVTTVASGIDALRAFSQSVPNIIVSDIGMPVMDGYMLMRQIRTLPEGKQIPAIALTAYAGEVDRQQAEAAGFQRHVAKPIEPEVVVAMVVELVSSV